A region from the uncultured Stenotrophomonas sp. genome encodes:
- a CDS encoding conserved hypothetical protein (Evidence 4 : Homologs of previously reported genes of unknown function), producing the protein MAESVAQQRLNNYLAAEARILTAGLSWRLDIRQRQEAELADIRKGIRECQMLVDAEQGRHSNRSSLRSTTMVPR; encoded by the coding sequence ATGGCGGAATCAGTGGCCCAGCAACGACTCAACAACTACCTGGCAGCGGAGGCGCGGATCCTCACTGCCGGCCTGAGCTGGCGGCTGGATATTCGCCAGCGTCAGGAAGCCGAGCTGGCCGACATCCGCAAGGGCATCCGCGAGTGCCAGATGCTGGTGGATGCCGAGCAGGGCCGCCATAGCAATCGCAGCAGCCTGCGCAGCACGACGATGGTGCCGCGATGA
- a CDS encoding Phage portal protein, lambda family, whose translation MSKPGAVRMNLIDRGIAVFSPKMASKRMFARSILSLYEGGRSTKFRRKSRENSSSERLVVRDAATVRATVRDLERNYDLVDGALTTLVRNIVGHNGIMIEPTPRKSGEGAAYDSIDDDFARTLLDEFRLWAKRPEVTRSLSWAECQELACRSWLRDGEQFTQLVEGVVPGLRHGSAVPLSLELLEADVVPLDYEDSSKRISAGIERNAWGQPLNYWVYKEHPGNGGWSSEGALKAVPAERFLHLSVRKRLSGLRGISLLASAIDRLLDIKDYEGAERIAARLASRILGYVKRDKDMVWVPPEGVDPASPDTRDFHLDPGQMFADLLPGEELAIANPNRPNSLLGEFVMSMMRSASRAFGLSYSSMSGNYDGTYSAQRQELVEAYDGYRMMTGKFVAGFVQPIWERFVQFAIASGRVKVPAHIRPETVAQATFRGPKMPWIDPIKEANAIKALARGGIQSVTESLGERGMRLQDSVELFARERHLFDEMGLVFDTDPRHVTASGAAQTSDTPDPAESQGRSRAARSRQARGNPTTGDNA comes from the coding sequence ATGAGCAAGCCCGGTGCCGTGCGCATGAACCTGATCGACCGCGGCATCGCGGTGTTCTCGCCGAAAATGGCGAGCAAGCGCATGTTTGCCCGCTCGATTCTGTCGCTGTACGAAGGCGGACGCAGCACCAAGTTCCGCCGCAAGAGCCGCGAAAACAGCAGCAGCGAGCGGCTGGTGGTGCGCGATGCGGCCACCGTTCGCGCCACCGTTCGCGACCTCGAGCGCAACTACGACCTGGTCGATGGCGCCCTCACCACGCTGGTGCGCAATATCGTTGGCCACAACGGCATCATGATCGAGCCGACGCCGCGCAAGAGCGGCGAGGGTGCTGCATACGACAGCATCGATGACGACTTCGCCCGCACCCTGCTCGATGAATTCCGGCTGTGGGCGAAGCGGCCGGAAGTCACCCGCTCCCTGAGCTGGGCCGAGTGCCAGGAGTTGGCCTGCCGCAGTTGGCTGCGCGATGGTGAGCAGTTCACGCAGCTGGTGGAGGGCGTTGTGCCGGGCCTGCGCCACGGCAGTGCCGTGCCGCTGTCGCTGGAGCTGCTCGAGGCCGACGTGGTGCCGCTGGACTATGAAGACAGCAGCAAGCGAATCAGTGCCGGCATCGAGCGCAACGCCTGGGGCCAGCCGCTCAACTACTGGGTCTACAAAGAGCACCCCGGCAACGGCGGATGGAGCAGCGAAGGCGCGTTGAAAGCCGTGCCTGCAGAGCGCTTCCTGCACCTGTCCGTGCGCAAGCGCCTCAGCGGCTTGCGCGGCATCTCGCTGCTGGCCAGCGCTATCGATCGCCTGCTCGACATCAAGGATTACGAAGGCGCCGAGCGCATCGCCGCGCGGCTGGCCTCGCGCATCCTCGGCTACGTCAAGCGCGACAAGGACATGGTGTGGGTTCCGCCAGAAGGTGTCGACCCAGCCTCGCCGGATACGCGCGATTTCCATCTCGACCCCGGCCAGATGTTTGCCGATCTGTTGCCCGGCGAAGAGCTGGCCATCGCCAACCCTAACCGACCGAACAGCCTGTTGGGCGAGTTCGTGATGAGCATGATGCGCTCGGCCAGCCGCGCGTTTGGCCTGAGCTATTCGTCGATGTCCGGCAACTACGACGGCACCTACAGCGCGCAGCGGCAGGAGCTGGTGGAGGCCTATGACGGCTACCGCATGATGACCGGCAAGTTCGTCGCCGGCTTCGTGCAGCCCATCTGGGAACGCTTCGTCCAGTTCGCCATCGCAAGCGGCCGCGTCAAAGTGCCTGCGCATATCCGCCCGGAGACAGTGGCCCAGGCCACGTTCCGCGGCCCGAAGATGCCGTGGATCGACCCCATCAAGGAAGCCAACGCCATCAAGGCGCTGGCCCGTGGCGGCATCCAGTCCGTCACCGAATCGCTGGGCGAGCGCGGCATGCGCCTGCAGGACTCCGTCGAGCTGTTCGCCCGTGAGCGCCACCTGTTCGACGAGATGGGCCTGGTCTTCGATACCGACCCGCGCCACGTCACCGCATCCGGTGCCGCGCAAACCAGCGACACCCCCGACCCCGCCGAAAGCCAGGGCCGCTCGCGTGCAGCGCGCAGCCGGCAGGCCCGCGGCAACCCCACAACCGGAGACAACGCATGA